The segment CAGCACCGAGTCGCTCGTGAACGCCTGCGAGCATCTGCGCGACGGTCTCGCCGATGTGGTGATCGCCGGAGGCGCCGAGTCGGCGATCCACCCGATCACGGTGGCCTCCTTCGCGTCGGCGCAGGCGCTCTCTCGGCGCAACGACGACCCGGAGCACGCCTCGCGCCCCGGCAGCGTCGATCGCGACGGCTTCGTCATGGGCGAAGGCGGTGCGGCCCTCGTGCTCGAGACCGAGGAGCATGCCAAGGCCCGCGGCGCCAAGATCTACGCGTACGTCGTCGGCGGCGGCGTCACCGCCGACTCGCACCACATCACTGGCAACGACCCGGAGGGCCTCGGAGCTGCTCGGGCGGTGGAGCTCGCCCTCGCCTCTGCGGGGATCTCCGCCGACCAGGTGACGCACATCAACGCGCACGCCACGTCGACTCCCGTGGGCGATCCCAACGAGTACGTCGCGCTCAAACGGGTGTTCGGAGAGCGGATCGACGAGATCCCCGTCTCGGCGACCAAGGCGTCCACGGGGCACCTTCTCGGCGGTACCGGTGCGCTGGAGGCCGTGTACACAGTGCTCGCCCTGCGCGACCGTGTCGCCCCGCCGACCATCAACATGACCGAACAGGATCCCGAGGTGCCGTTCAAGCTCTCCGGCGAACCTCAGCCGCTGGGCGACGGCCCGCTGCATGCGATCAGCAACTCCTTCGGCTTCGGCGGCCACAACGCCGTCGTCGCCTTCGCCTCCGCGGACTGAACTCGAGCGCACACACCCTGAGACCCCCGGATCGATCCGGGGGTCTCGTGCTTTCGTGGAGGGGGCGATACCTTTTCCCACCCGCCGGGATCACTCACCGGTGCTCGGTATTCGGGCCTCGCTCCCCTCCGACGTGTTCAACCGACCGCGCGCTGTCAACCCACCCTGTCGTCAACCGACCTTGTGCAACCAGACAACGCTCGCGTCATCGCTCGCGTGGCGGAACGGCTCGAGCTCCTCATCCCAGGCAGCACCCAGTGCCACGTCGAGCTCGCGCTGGAGTTCGTGCACGTCGCCCGCCGCGATCTCCATGGCGTAGCGGATGCGGTCTTCGCCGATCACGATGTTGCCGGCGGCGTCGGTCTGCGCGTAGTGGACGCCGAGGCTCGGCGTGTGAAGCCAACGGCCGCCGTCGTTGCCGAGCGTGGCGTCTTCGGTCACCTCGAAGCGCAGATGCTCCCACCCGCGGATGGCGGTGGCCAGCGCCGCCCCCGTGCCGGCGGGGCCGTCCCAGTAGAACTCTGCACGGCGTGCTCCGTCGAGCACGGGCTGGGCCGTCCACTCGAAGCTGACGGCGCGCCCGATAGCGCGACCGACCGCCCACTCGAGGTGGGGGCAGAGCGCGCGAGGTGCGGAGTGGATGAACACCACCCCGCGTGCGTGTGCAGTCGCCATGTCGTCTCCGTTTCCTCAGGTGCGTCTTCCCCTACGACCTGTGTCACGAAGCGTGGCGTCTATGCGGTTATGCGCCTATTCTCACCGATGCGGGCTCAAATCACAAGCGTGTAACTCCTGCCACTTCGGCGTGTCGTGAACATGCAAAGGGCTCCGGCGCATCGGCGCCGGAGCCCTTCATCGGAACGCGTGCCGCTCAGGCCTCGCTCATGGCCTGCTTGGCCTGCTGGCCCTTGGCCGCGTAGTACGCGGCGCGCGCCGCGTCCTTGCGCGCCTGCTCGGCGTAGCCGTGCTCGAGGACGTCCTGCGCGACCTCGACCTGCTCGTGCTGGTCGGTGCCGTGGTACTTCTCGATGTAGGCGTCGAGCTCGGGGCCCGACTCCCACGAGGTGATGAGGCAGTAGCGCGGGTCGGTGCCGTTGTGCGTCGTGGCGTGCCACAGGCGCTGCGTGTCGACGATGAGCTGCGCGCCCGCCGGAAGAGCGATGCGGTACTCGATGCTCGGGTCGGTGCGGTTCTCACGCAGGACGAAGTAGCTGTCCTTGTCATCGGTGAGGTTGAAGAAACCACGCACGACCCAGCCGGTGCCGTCGGGGTTCAGACGGTTGTTGTCGTCCTGGTGAAGGTTGTAGAGGCACTCGCCGTACGGGGTGGGCTGCAGCTCGATGATGCGGCAGCGGCCGACGTTGGCGCCGGGCTCCTGAGCCCGCTCGGTGAGAGTCGGAGCGATCGCCGTCTGCGAGTCGATCCACACGCCGTCCTTGTCGGTGCGCGGCGGCTTGTGGTTCCAGAAGCCGTTGCACTCGATCTCGCCCTTGGCGCTGGCGAGCGGAGCGAAACGGGTATCACCCGAAGACTTCCAGTCGACGTACTCGATGTCGAGCCATTCCTTCGGGTCGACCTCCTTGTCGTACGCGTCGAGGATGACGAAGCCCTTGTCTTCGAGGGCGGCTGACTTGATGTATCCCATGAGTGAGCTCATGTCCTTTCATCGGGGGCGAGCACGTTTTAACACGCCCTGATAAGGCAAGCCTAACAGCGCGATCCGACACTCCTCGAGCGCCTGTGAGCACGGCGTGTGCAGACCCCCGCGATTAGACTCGTTCACGGCAGGACCCTGCCCAGCGAGCACGCCAGAGGCGAGGAGCACGAGCGAGGATATGGCAACGGGCACGAATGTCGAAGCGATCGCCGTCAACACGATCGACTGGCTGTCCGCCCCGGACACCGCAATCGTCGTCCCCGTCTATCAGCGCCAGTACCGGTGGGATATCGGGGGCTGCGAGCGTCTCCTCGCCGACGTCCGTGCCGTGGCCGCACAGAACGACACGCACCGGCATTTCATCGGCTCGATCCTCTCCGCGCAAGATTCCTCCGAAACCGACCTGATCCTCATCGACGGACAGCAGCGCATCACGACGCTCATGCTCCTCGTCGCCGCCCTGCACCATGCCGTGCGCGACTCGGATCCGGCGATGGCCGCCGAGCTGGAGCGCGTGCTCGTGCGGTCGGACGATCCGACCCGCACCAGGCTGCGCCCGCACGACGCGTGGGCCGAGCTGTACGAGACCGTCGTGCTCGATCGCCGCGACGACGCCGAGCGCGAATCCCGCTTCGATGACAACTACGCCTTCTTCCGCAGCCAGGTGCAGGCCGACGAGGCACCCAGCATCTGGCAGGGCCTGCGCCGGCTCGAGCACGTGTCGATCACGCTAGGCGCCGAGGCCAACGCGCAGCAGATCTTCGAGAGCCTGAACTCCACGGGCGAGCCGCTGCGCGATCACGAGCTCATCCACAACTACATCCTCATGGGACTCACCCATTCCGAGCAGCTCGACGTCGAAGAGCGCTTCTGGCTGCCGATCGAACAGCACACGGGCGAGACGATCGGTGCGTTCTGGCGGCAGTTCCTCGTCATGGTCACCGGCCGCGAGGTGGCTGCGGCCGGTGAGCACGGCGTGTACAGCGCCTTCCGGCAGTCCTTCCCGCGCGTGGATGCGGAGCATCTGCAGCAGCACGCCGAGATCTGGCGGCACTACGCGCAGATCTACGGCATCCTGCTCGATCCCTCGCTCGAGCCCGACGACGAGCTACGCCGCCAGCTCGAGCATCTCAGCACCTTCGGCAAGGCTGCCTTCCCGCTGGCGATGAGCGTGTACAGCGAGCACGCACGCGGCCTGATCCCCCGCGACGAGCTCATCGAGACGCTCGAGTGGCTGCAGGCGCTGTATCTGCGGCGCGCTCTCGTGGGCCTGCCCACCGAGCGGTTGATCGCGCGGCTGTGCCGGGCCAGAGCCGAGGGGCGCGAGGCCTTGATGCGCGCCTTCGCCCGCGTGACGCCGTCGGACGAGCGCGTGAGCGCCGTGCTGAAATACGTCGAACTCCCCCATGCCGCGTACGTCCTGGGTCGCCTCGAGGGCGTCGACGACCCCTCCGAGTACGACGTCGAGCACATCGTGCCGCAGATCCCCGGCGACGCGTGGTCGGGCGACGGATCGCGCCGTTGGAGCGAGCACACGGAAGACGAGCAGAACAGCCACCGCGCGCTGGCCCCGACCCTCGGCAACCTCACGCTGCTCGAGCCCGCGCTCGCCGAGCGCGCCTTCGGCTCGTCGTTCCCCAACAAGGTCGCCGACGCGTACTCGCGCAGCGCTGTCCCCGCGACGCGCGCGCTCGCCGATGCACGATCCTGGGGAACCGCGGCGATCTCGCAGCGCACGGTGCGGCTCACGGCCGACCTGCTGCACATCTGGGCCCGTCCGCCGATGCCCGAGATCGACGATGACGGACTGACCCCCGTACTCGACGCCGTACGCCGGCGGGGGTGGCCGGCCGGCTGGGACCGCGAGTTCGACTACGTCGAGTACCGGGGCGAGCACTGGGAGGTCAAAGACGTCCGCGCCCTGTTCAACCGCGTCTTCCGCCGGGCCTGGACCGACGACCGCCGGGCCGCGCTGGCCTACAGCGCCGCCCACAACGGACCGCTCTACGACCGGATGTCGTGGAAAGGGCAGTGGGATGCGCTCGCCGATGACGCCTTCCTCTACATGGGCTGGGACTCGAACTACATGATGAACGCCCTGCAGGGCGTTCTGGAGGAGTCGGGGATCGCCGCCGAGGTGTTCGTGAAGTATTCCTACATCGGGAACGTGATGTGACCATGAGCGATGCGACGACCCGCGTGCGCCGGATGCTGGACCTGACGCTCGAGGAGCACGCGCTCACCGTTCCCCTCGTCTGGGGCGACGACGCCGACACCCGCACCATCGACGTCTTCGCCGCCGTGGTCTACCGCGAGGGCGGCGAGGATCTCCCCTACCTCGTCTATCTCCAGGGCGGACCGGGCAACGAGGCCCCGCGCCCGTTCCACTCCCCCACGGCGCCGTCCTGGCTCGACACCGCGCTTGCACATCACCGCGTGGTCATGCTCGATCAGCGCGGTACCGGACGGTCGACACCGGTCGGCGATCTCGACCTCGCCGAGCGCGGCGCCGAGGCGACGGCCGAGCATCTGACCCACCTGCGGGCCGACGCGATCGTGCGCGATGCCGAGGCACTGCGCGAGCATCTGGGTGCCGCGCAGTGGAACCTGCTCGGGCAGTCGTTCGGCGGCTTCACGTCGCTCGCGTACCTCACCGCGTTCCCCGACTCCCTCGACCGTGTGTTCATCACCGGCGGGCTCAGCACCGTCACCCGCACGCCCGACGAGGTGTACGCGCTCTGCTACGACAAGATGCGCGATGCCTCCGAGCGCTACTACCGGCGCTTCCCCGAGCACCGGGAGCGGATGCGGCGCCTCGTCGAGCTCGCCGCCGCCGGCGATCTGGTGCTCCCCCGAGGCGAAGTCGTCTCGGTCTCGCGTCTGCGGTCGGCGGGATCAGCCCTGGGCATGAACGACGGCTGGCAGACCGTGTGGTCGCTCATGGAGCAGGATCCGCGGTCGAATGCGTTCCGGCACGACCTCGCCGCCGCGATGCCCTTCGGCGGCCGCAATCCGCTGTACTTCGCCTTCCACGAGTCCAGCTACGCCAACGGGCACGCCACACGGTGGTCGGCCGAGCGCGTGGAGCCCCAGGATTTCCGCGACGATCCGACCCTGTTCACCGGCGAGCACATCCGTCGCGAATGGACGCAGACGGTGCCCGCCCTGCAGCCGTGGGGCGAGGTCGCCCTGCGGCTCGCCGAGCACGAATGGCCGCGTCTGTACGACGCCGACGCACTTTCTTCCTCCGGGGCGCGCGGTGCCGCGGCCGTGTACGTCAACGACGTATACGTGCCGCTGGAGTACTCGTTGGAGACGGCGGCGCTCCTACCCGACGTACGGCTCTGGGTGACCAGTGAGCACGAGCACAACGGGCTGCGGGCCGGACAGGTGCTCGGGCACCTGCTCGACCTCGCCGCCGACCGCCGCATACGCTGAGAACGATTGGTGGGGCGGGCGGGACTTGAACCCGCGATCGTTGAGTTATGAGCTCACTGCCTTGACCAGCTTGGCCACCGCCCCGGACTTTCGAGCCTACCGGGCGCCGCGGGCTCAGCCCGCCGTCGCCTCGCGATGGGTCCGGGTGTGACGGCGGTAGACCTGCGCATTCTCGCGGAGCCCCGCGCGCTCGGAGTCGCTGAGCTCGCGCCGCACCTTCGCCGGCACCCCGGCCACGAGCGATCCGTCGGGGATCTCCGCGCCCGACATCACGACCGCACCGCCGGCGATGAGGCATTCGGCGCCGATGACGGCACCCGAGAGCACGACCGCTCCCATGCCGATGAGCGATCCATCGCCGATCGTGCAGCCGTGCACCACCGCATTGTGCCCGATCGACACATCCTTGCCGATGCGCACCGGGTGTCCGCGGTCAACGTGCACCGACACGTTGTCCTGCACATTGCTGCCCGAGCCGATCGTGATCGCATCCGAGTCGGCGCGCAGCACCGCGTTGTACCAGACGCTGCTGCCCTCGCCGAGGGTCACCGCCCCCACGACGCGGGCACCTGCGGCGAGGAAGGCCGACTCGTGAAGGCGCGGCTCAAGGCCGGGCAGGGAGAGGACGGATGCGTCATTGCTCATGTCTCGACAATAATGCGCGGCGCCACCCGCGCTCCTCCCCTCAACCCGCCAGGCCCATCGCCTCCTTGAGCGCCCGGGTGTACTGCGGGGCGAGGGTGTCGGTGAACGTCACCGTCAGGTGGTCCTGGTCGCGGTAGAGGTTCGCCCCGCCGACCACCGGTGAGCACGTGGTCTCATCGCAGTAGACGTCGGTGAAATCTAGCAGCGTCACCCCGTCCATCTTGGCTGCGTCACGCAGCGGGTCGTCCTCGACGAGCACGTCATCCCTGGCGCCGGTGCACGTGCCGGCATCGCGAGTGCGCAGGCATTTGTTCGGATCGGTCTCCCACACCGGATTGTCGATGACCGTCACAACGGGGGTGCCGCGGTCGATCATCGTGCCCCACGCCTCCTGATAGCCGGCGACGGCCGCCGCGTGCTCGGAGTCGAAGCCACTCGCGTCGTACCCGGTCGTGGCCAGCGCCGAGGTGAAGACGACGTCGAAGTCGCGCTTGTCGAGCTCCACGGCCACCGCCGTGCGCCACTGCTCGCACGCGGCGCCGAACGCACCGCCCGTCGACAGCGCCGTCGTGCTCCACGGGCAGGCGCCCTTGAAGAACGTCGTCAGGTGCCAACCCTCGCGCTCGGCGATCGCCTGGAACGTCGTCAGCAGCTGGAACCCGTGGCTGTCGCCGATGAGCGCGACCTGCCTCGCATCCGCCGTCTTCGAGCCGAACTCGCACGAGACCGGACGCGCGTCGTTCAGCTGCACGAAGCACTCGGTGTCTTCCGGACTGTCGACGCCGGCGAAGCCCGGGGCGGGCAGAATCGTACCGTCGTTCTCCGTGCCCGTGCATGCGTCGTCGAGCACGGATGCCGCGCCGAAGCACTCGGGAGGATCGGCACGCAGCTGCTGGATGGCCTGCACGCCCTGCTGATACGACGAGGCGTTCGCGAGCCAGCCTC is part of the Microbacterium pseudoresistens genome and harbors:
- a CDS encoding beta-ketoacyl-[acyl-carrier-protein] synthase family protein gives rise to the protein MTSRIAVTGIGATSALGGTAPENWSNLLAGVSGTHTLEHEWVQTYQLPVTFAAEASVRPEEVLPRHEAKRLDPSTQFALIAAREAWADAGEPEVEPERLGIDWATGIGGVWTLLDAWDTLREKGPRRVMPLTVPMLMPNAGAGNLSLQFGAKAFARTVVSACASSTESLVNACEHLRDGLADVVIAGGAESAIHPITVASFASAQALSRRNDDPEHASRPGSVDRDGFVMGEGGAALVLETEEHAKARGAKIYAYVVGGGVTADSHHITGNDPEGLGAARAVELALASAGISADQVTHINAHATSTPVGDPNEYVALKRVFGERIDEIPVSATKASTGHLLGGTGALEAVYTVLALRDRVAPPTINMTEQDPEVPFKLSGEPQPLGDGPLHAISNSFGFGGHNAVVAFASAD
- a CDS encoding DUF3145 domain-containing protein; translation: MATAHARGVVFIHSAPRALCPHLEWAVGRAIGRAVSFEWTAQPVLDGARRAEFYWDGPAGTGAALATAIRGWEHLRFEVTEDATLGNDGGRWLHTPSLGVHYAQTDAAGNIVIGEDRIRYAMEIAAGDVHELQRELDVALGAAWDEELEPFRHASDDASVVWLHKVG
- a CDS encoding gamma carbonic anhydrase family protein → MSNDASVLSLPGLEPRLHESAFLAAGARVVGAVTLGEGSSVWYNAVLRADSDAITIGSGSNVQDNVSVHVDRGHPVRIGKDVSIGHNAVVHGCTIGDGSLIGMGAVVLSGAVIGAECLIAGGAVVMSGAEIPDGSLVAGVPAKVRRELSDSERAGLRENAQVYRRHTRTHREATAG
- a CDS encoding alpha/beta fold hydrolase; protein product: MSDATTRVRRMLDLTLEEHALTVPLVWGDDADTRTIDVFAAVVYREGGEDLPYLVYLQGGPGNEAPRPFHSPTAPSWLDTALAHHRVVMLDQRGTGRSTPVGDLDLAERGAEATAEHLTHLRADAIVRDAEALREHLGAAQWNLLGQSFGGFTSLAYLTAFPDSLDRVFITGGLSTVTRTPDEVYALCYDKMRDASERYYRRFPEHRERMRRLVELAAAGDLVLPRGEVVSVSRLRSAGSALGMNDGWQTVWSLMEQDPRSNAFRHDLAAAMPFGGRNPLYFAFHESSYANGHATRWSAERVEPQDFRDDPTLFTGEHIRREWTQTVPALQPWGEVALRLAEHEWPRLYDADALSSSGARGAAAVYVNDVYVPLEYSLETAALLPDVRLWVTSEHEHNGLRAGQVLGHLLDLAADRRIR
- a CDS encoding DUF262 domain-containing protein, producing the protein MATGTNVEAIAVNTIDWLSAPDTAIVVPVYQRQYRWDIGGCERLLADVRAVAAQNDTHRHFIGSILSAQDSSETDLILIDGQQRITTLMLLVAALHHAVRDSDPAMAAELERVLVRSDDPTRTRLRPHDAWAELYETVVLDRRDDAERESRFDDNYAFFRSQVQADEAPSIWQGLRRLEHVSITLGAEANAQQIFESLNSTGEPLRDHELIHNYILMGLTHSEQLDVEERFWLPIEQHTGETIGAFWRQFLVMVTGREVAAAGEHGVYSAFRQSFPRVDAEHLQQHAEIWRHYAQIYGILLDPSLEPDDELRRQLEHLSTFGKAAFPLAMSVYSEHARGLIPRDELIETLEWLQALYLRRALVGLPTERLIARLCRARAEGREALMRAFARVTPSDERVSAVLKYVELPHAAYVLGRLEGVDDPSEYDVEHIVPQIPGDAWSGDGSRRWSEHTEDEQNSHRALAPTLGNLTLLEPALAERAFGSSFPNKVADAYSRSAVPATRALADARSWGTAAISQRTVRLTADLLHIWARPPMPEIDDDGLTPVLDAVRRRGWPAGWDREFDYVEYRGEHWEVKDVRALFNRVFRRAWTDDRRAALAYSAAHNGPLYDRMSWKGQWDALADDAFLYMGWDSNYMMNALQGVLEESGIAAEVFVKYSYIGNVM